A region of Butyricicoccus intestinisimiae DNA encodes the following proteins:
- the glpK gene encoding glycerol kinase GlpK has protein sequence MEQYILSIDAGTTSARCIIFDKQGNVRAMKQRELHMVYPHDGWVEQSAREIWEVQRTVCQEAIAALAIRPEQIAAIGITNQRETTIVWDKQTGEPIAPAIVWQCRRTASMAEDLRTRGLEPYIRKTTGLLVDAYFSATKISWILDHVTGARHRAKRGELLFGTVDSWLIWNLTGGKRHVTDVTNAARTMLFDIHAHKWDAAICRELDIPMELLPEVVPSSGVLGETEAQLFGAPIPIAGVAGDQQSALFGQTCFEPGNAKNTYGTGCFLLMNTGDKPVESHNGLLTTVAWEIDGKITYALEGSVFVAGAAIQWLRDEMGLVKQSADTQALAQSVQDTGGVYFVPAFTGLGAPYWDPYARGMLIGLTRSTSRAQVVRAVLESLAYQTADVLRAMQQDAGIALQTLRADGGASANDFLMQFQSDLCHVPVTRPACVETTAMGAAFLSGLAVGFWADFSDIKRTVAVSRTFQPQMDSAQRMKKLAGWEKAVSRCRDWA, from the coding sequence ATGGAACAGTATATTCTTTCGATTGACGCAGGCACGACGAGTGCCCGCTGTATTATATTTGATAAGCAGGGCAATGTGCGTGCGATGAAGCAGCGTGAGCTGCACATGGTATATCCGCATGACGGATGGGTGGAACAATCTGCGCGAGAAATCTGGGAGGTACAGCGCACGGTTTGTCAGGAGGCGATTGCTGCGCTGGCTATCCGACCCGAACAGATTGCCGCCATTGGCATCACCAATCAGCGCGAGACAACCATTGTCTGGGATAAACAGACGGGAGAACCCATTGCACCGGCGATTGTTTGGCAGTGCCGCAGAACGGCGTCTATGGCGGAGGATCTGCGCACCCGCGGCTTGGAACCGTATATCCGCAAGACGACCGGTCTGCTCGTGGATGCCTATTTTTCCGCGACGAAAATCAGTTGGATTCTTGATCACGTGACGGGCGCGAGACACCGCGCCAAACGCGGCGAGCTGCTGTTTGGCACGGTGGACAGCTGGCTGATTTGGAATTTGACGGGCGGCAAGCGGCATGTGACAGACGTGACCAATGCGGCGCGCACGATGCTGTTTGATATTCACGCGCACAAGTGGGATGCGGCGATTTGCCGCGAGCTGGATATTCCGATGGAGCTGCTGCCGGAGGTTGTGCCGTCGAGCGGTGTACTCGGAGAGACTGAGGCACAGCTGTTCGGCGCTCCGATTCCGATCGCTGGTGTGGCGGGAGATCAGCAGTCCGCGCTGTTCGGTCAGACCTGCTTTGAGCCGGGCAATGCCAAGAACACATATGGAACCGGCTGCTTTTTGCTCATGAATACCGGAGACAAACCGGTAGAGAGCCACAACGGCCTGCTGACGACGGTTGCTTGGGAAATAGACGGAAAGATAACATATGCGCTGGAAGGGTCTGTGTTTGTCGCAGGTGCGGCAATTCAGTGGCTGCGCGACGAAATGGGTCTGGTCAAGCAGTCGGCGGATACCCAGGCGCTGGCACAGTCAGTGCAGGACACGGGCGGGGTATATTTTGTGCCGGCGTTTACCGGCTTGGGCGCGCCGTACTGGGACCCGTATGCCCGCGGCATGCTCATTGGATTGACGCGCAGCACCAGCCGCGCACAGGTCGTGCGTGCGGTGCTGGAATCGCTTGCCTATCAAACGGCGGATGTGCTGCGTGCGATGCAGCAGGACGCCGGTATTGCCCTGCAAACGCTGCGTGCGGACGGCGGCGCGAGCGCCAACGACTTTTTGATGCAGTTTCAGTCGGATCTTTGCCATGTGCCCGTGACGCGACCCGCCTGCGTAGAGACAACCGCAATGGGCGCTGCATTTCTGTCGGGATTGGCGGTTGGATTCTGGGCGGATTTTTCGGACATCAAACGCACCGTGGCAGTGTCCCGCACATTCCAGCCGCAAATGGACAGCGCACAGCGCATGAAGAAGCTGGCGGGCTGGGAAAAAGCCGTGTCGCGCTGCAGAGATTGGGCATAA
- a CDS encoding radical SAM protein, whose product MAGLAELSHKAQRAAASVIIDHVLSNAKKDREKAFLDIVDFAEKFWGDGMPKENYDKVREAIRHPEGNKWIRFINRVLDETDPHVAKMAALNLGFEAFFRGTKEIRKNRKKYDCNIPWLILFDPTSACNMHCTGCWSGTYGHKHNLSFEDMDKIVTQGKELGVYLYMMTGGEPLVRKKDILKLAEKHNDVEFSLYTNSTLIDEDFCKEVVRLGNLTFQLSIEGTPETNDERRGAGHYAAVMRAMDLLKKYGILFGTSICYTRHNVEAVTSDEFLKMIADKGARFGFYFHYMPVGNNAAPELMPTMEQRKYMIERIRYVRSSKSDIEFYPMDFQNDGEFVGGCIAGGRNYFHINSAGDAEPCVFIHYSNTNIHGNSILEMLQSPLFKAYHDGQPFNHNHLRPCPMLENPELLQKMVHETGAHSTDLESPESVEHLCEKCKDYAACWAKEADEIWTHETHKKPSYQNYKPSNIIK is encoded by the coding sequence ATGGCTGGATTAGCAGAGCTTTCGCATAAGGCTCAAAGAGCGGCAGCAAGCGTCATCATTGATCATGTGCTGTCCAATGCGAAGAAAGATAGAGAAAAAGCATTCCTCGACATCGTCGATTTCGCAGAGAAGTTCTGGGGAGACGGCATGCCGAAGGAAAATTATGATAAGGTTCGTGAGGCAATTCGCCATCCGGAAGGAAACAAGTGGATTCGCTTTATCAACCGCGTGCTCGACGAAACCGACCCGCATGTCGCAAAGATGGCGGCTCTGAATCTGGGCTTTGAGGCATTCTTCCGCGGCACCAAGGAGATTCGCAAAAACCGCAAGAAGTATGACTGCAACATTCCGTGGCTGATTTTGTTTGACCCGACCTCTGCATGCAACATGCACTGCACCGGCTGCTGGTCCGGCACATATGGTCACAAGCACAACCTGTCCTTCGAGGATATGGATAAAATTGTCACGCAGGGCAAGGAGCTGGGCGTATACCTGTATATGATGACTGGCGGCGAACCGCTCGTCCGCAAAAAGGATATTCTTAAGCTGGCAGAGAAGCACAACGATGTAGAATTCTCTCTGTACACCAACTCTACGCTGATTGACGAGGATTTCTGTAAAGAAGTCGTCCGTCTGGGCAACCTGACCTTCCAGCTGTCCATCGAGGGCACGCCGGAGACCAACGATGAGCGCCGCGGCGCAGGTCATTACGCTGCGGTTATGCGCGCAATGGATCTGCTCAAGAAGTACGGCATTTTGTTCGGTACGTCCATTTGCTACACGAGACACAACGTCGAGGCTGTCACCAGCGATGAGTTCCTCAAGATGATTGCTGACAAGGGCGCGCGCTTCGGCTTCTACTTCCACTATATGCCGGTCGGCAACAATGCTGCACCAGAGCTGATGCCGACGATGGAACAGCGCAAGTACATGATTGAGCGCATTCGCTACGTTCGTTCCAGCAAGTCTGATATTGAGTTCTATCCGATGGACTTCCAGAACGACGGTGAGTTTGTCGGCGGATGTATCGCAGGCGGCAGAAACTACTTCCATATCAACTCTGCCGGCGACGCAGAGCCGTGTGTGTTCATTCATTACTCGAACACCAATATCCATGGCAACTCGATTCTGGAGATGCTGCAGAGCCCGCTGTTTAAGGCATATCATGACGGTCAGCCGTTCAATCACAACCATCTGCGCCCGTGTCCGATGCTGGAGAATCCGGAGCTGCTGCAAAAGATGGTGCACGAGACCGGCGCACACAGCACGGATTTGGAGTCTCCGGAGTCGGTAGAGCATCTGTGCGAAAAGTGCAAGGATTACGCTGCTTGCTGGGCAAAGGAAGCGGACGAAATTTGGACACATGAGACACACAAGAAACCGAGTTATCAGAACTACAAGCCTTCTAACATTATCAAGTAA
- a CDS encoding MarR family winged helix-turn-helix transcriptional regulator encodes MEYEKLAKELVEMQVENARPLSWIADCIAARGEEQLLLMLAHRDKAVCAGELAECVGLTSGRVANILKQLERKGYIERTPGTQDKRKVLVCLTAAGREYAKQVYHKEVDGYAWLLCVLGEADAREFMRLLKQGVKLLGPHHDELFQLP; translated from the coding sequence GTGGAGTATGAAAAATTGGCAAAAGAACTGGTTGAAATGCAGGTGGAAAATGCGCGTCCGTTGAGTTGGATTGCGGATTGCATTGCAGCCAGAGGAGAAGAACAGCTGTTATTGATGCTTGCACATCGAGACAAAGCGGTGTGCGCGGGAGAATTGGCGGAGTGTGTCGGCTTGACCTCCGGCCGCGTGGCAAACATTCTCAAGCAATTGGAGCGCAAGGGATATATCGAGCGCACGCCGGGAACACAGGATAAAAGAAAAGTCCTTGTATGCTTGACAGCTGCCGGACGAGAGTATGCCAAGCAGGTCTATCACAAGGAAGTAGACGGCTATGCATGGCTGCTTTGTGTGCTGGGAGAAGCGGACGCACGCGAGTTTATGCGCCTGCTCAAGCAGGGCGTGAAGCTGCTTGGCCCGCATCATGACGAACTGTTTCAATTGCCGTAA
- a CDS encoding polysaccharide deacetylase family protein codes for MNKQWLCGVAILGLFCLSGCSGAPSESAQTAQAQKQVQSISLRDSEHTDIPVHTDGVQLSALQIDDVTLLSCADVQKAFSWLKWSADSENVTLTDESGQTHVLSANDDSVRVIKNSDDSVSECWIDIQVLSDALSLRYLSDTENQTMYLSPKIDTAAIPSGRQVPVLMYHAVSDQTWGLEGLFLSPPDMEAQLKYLTENGYDPIFFSDLPHLDQYRKPVILTFDDGYNNNYTDLYPLLQKYNVKATIFVIPSSVGGQYSMTAAQIKEMADSGLVSIQSHTQDHKELASLSADQQKQQFAQSQLAIARMTGRIPSVLSYPSGSYDSNTLSLAPEYFDMAVKSRGGLWTVQNNFFEIDRYPVYRDTGIHSFQTFIH; via the coding sequence ATGAACAAACAATGGCTTTGCGGCGTTGCCATACTGGGACTGTTCTGTTTATCCGGCTGTTCCGGTGCGCCGAGTGAAAGCGCCCAAACGGCGCAGGCGCAAAAGCAAGTGCAGTCTATTTCCCTGCGCGACAGCGAGCACACGGACATTCCGGTTCATACAGACGGCGTACAGCTTTCTGCACTGCAAATAGACGATGTGACCCTATTATCCTGTGCAGACGTACAGAAGGCATTCTCGTGGCTGAAATGGTCGGCGGACAGTGAAAACGTCACGCTGACCGACGAGAGCGGTCAGACACACGTGCTCTCGGCAAACGATGATTCGGTTCGCGTCATCAAAAACAGCGATGATTCCGTCTCGGAATGCTGGATTGACATACAGGTGTTGTCTGATGCGCTTTCTCTGCGGTATTTGAGCGACACGGAGAATCAGACGATGTATCTATCTCCCAAAATTGACACCGCGGCCATTCCGTCCGGCAGACAGGTTCCTGTTCTCATGTACCACGCGGTCTCTGACCAGACATGGGGCTTAGAAGGCTTATTCCTCTCCCCGCCCGATATGGAAGCACAGCTCAAATACCTGACCGAAAACGGCTACGACCCGATTTTCTTCTCGGATTTGCCGCATCTTGACCAATACAGAAAACCGGTGATTCTGACCTTTGATGACGGCTATAACAACAACTACACCGACTTGTATCCGCTGCTGCAAAAGTACAACGTCAAGGCGACGATTTTTGTCATTCCGTCCTCTGTCGGCGGGCAGTATTCGATGACTGCGGCACAGATTAAAGAAATGGCGGATTCCGGTCTGGTATCCATCCAAAGCCACACCCAAGATCACAAGGAGCTTGCCTCGTTGTCTGCCGACCAGCAAAAACAGCAGTTCGCGCAGTCTCAGCTGGCTATCGCCCGCATGACAGGGCGCATTCCCTCCGTGCTGTCCTATCCGTCCGGAAGCTATGACAGCAACACGCTGTCTCTTGCGCCGGAATATTTTGACATGGCGGTGAAGTCCCGCGGCGGTCTGTGGACGGTGCAGAATAATTTCTTTGAAATTGACCGGTATCCGGTGTACCGCGACACTGGCATCCACAGTTTTCAAACGTTTATCCACTGA
- a CDS encoding YitT family protein, translated as MKKLIRDYLLQYLMITAGAILAAFALEEFLVPNTVLDGGITGISIILNQLTLQPISIFIIVLNLPFLLLGFQQLGKRFFVSGIYGMVIFTVFLEVFAEFQNATSSELLAVVFGGVLLGVGVGLVLRSGGCLDGSEVVAMIVSKRSNFSTGQIIFGINVVIYIVAGFLFGWDRAMYSLLTYFISFKVIDMVEEGLEQAKAAMIITDHSGLLADMIYQRLGRTCTILEGEGLISGKKVVLYCVLTRLEINELKRIIKEYDGSAFVTISDVSEIIGRHIKSSSGTAEQEETA; from the coding sequence TTGAAAAAACTGATTCGAGACTATTTGCTGCAATACCTTATGATTACGGCGGGAGCGATTTTGGCAGCGTTTGCGCTGGAAGAATTCCTCGTGCCGAATACCGTGCTGGACGGCGGTATCACAGGCATCAGCATTATCTTAAATCAGCTGACGTTACAGCCAATCAGTATCTTTATTATCGTTCTCAACTTGCCGTTCCTGCTGCTGGGATTTCAGCAGCTCGGCAAGCGCTTTTTTGTCAGCGGCATTTACGGCATGGTGATTTTCACGGTATTTTTGGAAGTGTTTGCGGAATTTCAAAACGCGACCAGCTCGGAGCTGCTGGCGGTTGTGTTCGGCGGTGTATTGCTGGGCGTCGGCGTTGGTCTGGTGCTGCGCAGCGGCGGATGTCTGGACGGCTCGGAAGTGGTTGCGATGATTGTGAGCAAGCGCAGCAATTTTTCGACCGGTCAGATTATCTTCGGCATCAACGTTGTGATTTATATTGTGGCGGGCTTTCTGTTCGGCTGGGATCGCGCGATGTACAGCCTGCTGACATACTTCATCAGCTTTAAAGTCATCGACATGGTTGAAGAAGGCTTGGAGCAGGCAAAGGCGGCAATGATTATCACGGATCATTCCGGCCTGCTGGCGGACATGATTTATCAGCGTCTGGGACGCACCTGCACGATTCTCGAAGGAGAAGGACTCATCAGCGGAAAGAAGGTCGTGCTGTACTGCGTGCTGACGCGCTTGGAAATCAATGAGCTCAAACGCATCATCAAGGAATACGACGGCTCTGCCTTTGTCACGATCAGCGATGTATCTGAGATTATCGGCAGACATATTAAGAGCTCGTCTGGTACAGCAGAACAGGAAGAAACCGCCTGA
- a CDS encoding M16 family metallopeptidase has product MYDRITLPNGVRIVAEHVPGMRSAAIGIWIMNGSRHEPEQLSGISHFIEHMVFKGTAKRSAQHIAIAMDAIGGQVNAFTTKECTCFYLKTLDKHLKTGVEILADMFLHSTFNERDLELERGVVLEEIDMYEDSPEDVATEKIFEACYDGFSLGRPILGNEECLQKMTGDTLHKYMDEYYRPKDTIVAIAGSFTKDDIQFICDLFSEMEGSGRNVIEPAGYAPKIIVRPKEIEQNHLCIAFPGLPIRAEERYVNALMGAILGGGMASRLFRTVREENGLCYSVYSFNTSHEDTGMFAIYTALGKETESKAVELIKEECLRLAEEGPDRSELRRCREQAKTNMLLGLESTSGRMNQLGRSEMFFDHALELEEVIALYDAVTEEDIANLARSIFDFEQASICAVGKVQDEAYYDKLLRG; this is encoded by the coding sequence ATGTATGACCGTATTACATTGCCAAACGGTGTGCGCATCGTAGCGGAGCACGTGCCGGGCATGCGTTCGGCTGCGATTGGCATTTGGATTATGAACGGCTCCCGACATGAGCCGGAACAACTCAGCGGCATCTCGCATTTTATTGAGCATATGGTATTTAAGGGAACTGCAAAACGCTCTGCCCAGCATATTGCCATTGCGATGGATGCCATCGGCGGACAGGTCAACGCTTTTACGACAAAGGAGTGCACCTGCTTTTACTTAAAAACACTGGATAAGCATCTCAAGACCGGTGTGGAAATTCTCGCGGATATGTTCCTGCATTCCACATTCAACGAACGGGATTTAGAGCTGGAGCGCGGCGTTGTTCTCGAAGAAATCGACATGTACGAAGACTCGCCGGAGGACGTGGCAACGGAGAAAATCTTTGAGGCGTGCTACGACGGCTTTTCGCTGGGACGCCCGATTCTCGGAAACGAAGAATGCCTGCAAAAAATGACCGGTGACACCCTGCACAAGTACATGGATGAATACTACCGTCCGAAAGATACGATTGTTGCGATCGCAGGTTCGTTTACAAAGGATGACATTCAGTTTATCTGCGATTTGTTCTCCGAAATGGAGGGCAGCGGCCGCAACGTCATCGAACCGGCGGGCTATGCGCCGAAGATTATCGTTCGTCCGAAGGAAATCGAACAGAACCACCTGTGCATTGCATTTCCGGGTCTGCCGATTCGCGCAGAAGAACGCTATGTCAATGCACTGATGGGTGCCATTTTGGGCGGAGGCATGGCATCCCGCCTGTTCCGCACCGTGCGTGAGGAAAACGGTCTGTGCTATTCGGTGTACTCGTTCAACACCTCGCATGAGGACACCGGCATGTTTGCCATTTATACCGCTCTTGGCAAAGAGACAGAGAGCAAGGCGGTCGAGTTAATCAAGGAAGAGTGCCTGCGTCTGGCTGAGGAAGGACCGGATCGTTCCGAGCTGCGCCGCTGCCGTGAGCAGGCAAAGACCAACATGCTGCTTGGCTTGGAGAGCACATCAGGCAGAATGAACCAGCTGGGACGCAGTGAGATGTTCTTTGACCATGCGTTGGAGCTGGAAGAAGTTATCGCACTGTATGACGCGGTCACGGAAGAAGACATTGCCAATTTGGCACGCAGCATCTTTGACTTTGAACAGGCATCTATCTGCGCCGTTGGAAAGGTACAGGATGAAGCGTACTATGACAAGCTGCTGAGAGGATAA
- the ribH gene encoding 6,7-dimethyl-8-ribityllumazine synthase: MKLLEGNVVGTGLKVGIVAARFNEFIVGKLVSGAQDALVRHGVSADDIEIAWVPGAFEIPLIAQKMANSGKYDMVLCLGAVIRGSTSHYDLVCNECAKGVAQVSLSAGIPVLFGVVTTDTIEQAIERAGTKAGNKGYDVACSGIEMANLIRNL, encoded by the coding sequence ATGAAACTGTTAGAAGGAAATGTAGTAGGCACCGGCCTGAAGGTTGGTATTGTAGCTGCCCGCTTCAATGAATTCATCGTAGGCAAGCTGGTCAGCGGCGCACAGGACGCACTGGTTCGTCACGGCGTATCTGCGGACGACATCGAAATCGCTTGGGTTCCGGGCGCATTTGAAATCCCGCTGATTGCACAGAAGATGGCAAACTCCGGCAAGTATGACATGGTTCTGTGCCTCGGCGCTGTTATCCGCGGTTCGACCTCTCACTACGATCTGGTTTGCAACGAGTGCGCAAAGGGCGTTGCACAGGTTTCTCTGTCCGCCGGCATTCCGGTTCTGTTCGGCGTCGTTACCACCGACACCATCGAGCAGGCTATCGAGCGCGCAGGCACCAAGGCCGGCAACAAGGGCTACGACGTTGCTTGCTCCGGCATCGAGATGGCAAATCTGATCCGCAACCTGTAA
- a CDS encoding glucose-6-phosphate isomerase produces the protein MVTWNNLDTLAAFSKLIQLKDCVNIARAMTGENGAARVKKYSAPMAAGLHFNYAAKQVNDDVLAVLAELAKETQAIDKYKELLSGAVINTGEKRLVLHQLARGQQCDAVIADGVDKREFYVSQQKKIAAFAKKVHAGEITNEAGEPYTTVVQIGIGGSDLGPRAIYLALENWARVHDTLKMEAKFISNVDPDDAAAVLQSVDIAHTLFIVVSKSGTTLETLTNETFVKNAIKNAGLEVSKHMLAVTSETSPLAKGADYMAAFFMDDYIGGRYSSSSAVGGAVLSLAFGPEVFADILDGAAETDKLSLNENILENAALLDALIGVYERNVQNYQCTAVLPYSQALSRFPAHLQQLDMESNGKSVNRRGEPIHYATGPVIFGEPGTNGQHSFYQLLHQGTDITPLQFIGFKNSQIGMDVTIQGSTSQQKLCANVVAQIVAFACGKDDSDNNKKFEGGRPSSIIIGDQLTPAALGALLAHFENKVMFQGFIWNLNSFDQEGVQLGKILAKRVLAHETDGALKEYSDLLDI, from the coding sequence ATGGTCACTTGGAACAATTTAGACACGCTCGCAGCATTCAGCAAGCTGATTCAGTTGAAGGACTGCGTGAATATTGCACGGGCAATGACGGGGGAAAACGGCGCTGCACGTGTTAAAAAATATAGTGCACCGATGGCGGCAGGTCTGCACTTCAATTATGCCGCAAAGCAGGTGAATGACGACGTTCTTGCCGTGCTTGCGGAGCTCGCAAAAGAAACCCAAGCCATTGACAAATACAAGGAGCTGCTGAGCGGCGCCGTCATCAACACCGGCGAAAAGCGCCTTGTGCTGCATCAGCTGGCACGCGGTCAGCAGTGTGATGCTGTCATCGCAGACGGTGTGGACAAGCGCGAATTCTACGTGTCGCAGCAGAAGAAAATTGCTGCATTTGCCAAGAAGGTACATGCCGGTGAAATCACCAACGAAGCCGGCGAGCCGTACACCACCGTCGTTCAGATTGGCATCGGCGGCAGCGACCTCGGCCCGCGCGCCATTTATCTGGCTCTGGAAAACTGGGCACGGGTACATGACACGCTCAAGATGGAAGCGAAATTCATCAGCAACGTTGATCCGGACGATGCAGCAGCCGTGCTCCAGTCGGTAGACATTGCACACACGCTGTTTATCGTTGTTTCCAAGTCCGGCACCACGCTGGAGACGCTGACCAACGAGACATTCGTCAAGAACGCCATCAAGAATGCCGGTCTGGAGGTCTCCAAGCACATGCTGGCTGTCACCAGCGAGACATCTCCGCTCGCCAAGGGCGCAGATTATATGGCCGCGTTCTTTATGGATGACTACATCGGCGGCAGATATTCTTCTTCTTCCGCAGTCGGCGGCGCGGTACTGTCGCTTGCCTTTGGTCCGGAAGTTTTCGCTGACATTCTGGACGGCGCAGCAGAGACTGACAAGCTGTCTCTCAACGAAAACATTTTGGAAAATGCCGCTCTGCTCGATGCTCTCATCGGCGTATACGAGCGCAATGTACAGAATTATCAGTGTACCGCTGTTCTGCCGTATTCGCAGGCACTCAGCCGCTTCCCTGCTCATTTACAGCAGCTGGACATGGAGTCCAACGGCAAGTCCGTCAACCGCCGCGGCGAGCCGATTCATTACGCAACCGGTCCGGTAATTTTCGGTGAGCCGGGCACCAACGGTCAGCACTCGTTCTATCAGCTGCTGCATCAGGGCACAGATATTACCCCGCTGCAGTTTATCGGCTTCAAGAACAGCCAGATCGGCATGGATGTCACCATTCAGGGCAGCACAAGCCAGCAAAAGCTGTGCGCTAACGTTGTCGCACAGATTGTTGCCTTTGCCTGCGGCAAGGACGATTCGGACAACAACAAGAAGTTCGAGGGTGGCCGCCCGTCCAGCATCATCATCGGTGACCAGCTGACACCGGCTGCGCTCGGCGCTCTGCTCGCACACTTTGAGAACAAGGTCATGTTCCAGGGCTTTATCTGGAATCTGAACAGCTTCGATCAGGAAGGCGTACAGCTCGGCAAGATTCTTGCAAAGCGCGTCCTCGCGCACGAGACCGACGGCGCACTCAAGGAGTACAGCGACCTGCTGGACATTTAA
- a CDS encoding polyribonucleotide nucleotidyltransferase, with protein MTTITHKSFDEARVFKTTFAGRELTVETGKVAQLANGSALVRYGDTVVLVTATASPKPREGVDFFPLSVDFEEKLYAVGRIPGSFMRREGKASEQATIASRQIDRPMRPLFPKDLRNDVSIVCTVMGNDYDNSPQVTALNGASIAVAISDIPFNYTVAGVDVGLVDGEFVLNPTLEQRQKSLMDVTVCGTAEKIVMIEAGAKEVPEDQMLDALLFAHEEIKKMCAFIDSIKAEIGKPKFEYEHHDIDHELFDQIEAFARAKVEVAFDTDDKTVRDARMQVVREEIDEMLGEEVATERAAEISEIVDKLCKKVVRHWLTQGKRVDGRGMEEVRPLASEVGVLPRAHGTGLFTRGQTQVLSVCTLGTLSDAQTLDTIFEQKEKRYIHHYNFPSFSVGETRPSRGPGRREIGHGALAERSLVPVLPSVEEFPYAIRVVSEVLSSNGSTSQGSVCGSTLALMDAGVPIKAPVAGISCGLITDDGQETTFTDIQGVEDFYGDMDFKVAGTKKGITGIQVDIKVDGLTPSIIKEAFRKCRDARYKILDDVMLKAIAEPRADVSEWAPKTMTIHINPDKIRDVIGKGGAVIQKITAESGAKVDIAEDGTVSISAINGSDGEKAKKMIETIVKDPEVGDVFYGKVVRLMGFGAFVQIAPGKDGLVHISKLEKRRVERVEDVVNVGDMIWVKVIEIDDKGRINLSRKDVKEEEKVL; from the coding sequence ATGACGACGATTACCCATAAGTCATTTGATGAAGCGCGCGTGTTTAAGACCACGTTCGCAGGCCGCGAGCTGACTGTTGAGACCGGCAAGGTTGCACAGCTGGCAAATGGTTCCGCTCTGGTTCGCTACGGCGATACCGTAGTTCTCGTTACCGCTACCGCTTCCCCGAAGCCGCGTGAGGGCGTGGATTTCTTCCCGCTTTCCGTTGATTTTGAAGAAAAGCTGTACGCAGTAGGCCGTATCCCGGGCTCCTTTATGCGCCGCGAGGGCAAGGCAAGCGAGCAGGCTACCATCGCTTCCCGTCAGATCGACCGTCCGATGCGTCCGTTGTTCCCGAAGGATCTGCGCAATGACGTATCCATCGTGTGCACCGTTATGGGCAACGATTACGACAACTCCCCGCAGGTAACTGCTCTGAATGGTGCATCTATCGCAGTTGCTATTTCTGATATTCCGTTCAACTACACCGTAGCAGGCGTAGACGTTGGTCTGGTAGACGGCGAGTTCGTGCTGAATCCGACGCTGGAGCAGCGCCAGAAGAGCCTGATGGACGTCACCGTTTGCGGCACCGCTGAGAAGATCGTTATGATCGAGGCTGGCGCAAAGGAAGTTCCGGAAGATCAGATGCTGGATGCTCTGCTGTTTGCACACGAGGAAATCAAGAAGATGTGTGCATTCATCGACTCCATCAAGGCAGAGATCGGCAAGCCGAAGTTTGAGTACGAGCATCATGATATCGATCATGAGCTGTTCGACCAGATCGAAGCATTCGCACGCGCAAAGGTAGAGGTTGCCTTTGACACCGACGACAAGACGGTTCGTGACGCCCGCATGCAGGTAGTTCGCGAAGAAATCGACGAGATGCTGGGTGAAGAAGTTGCTACTGAGCGCGCAGCTGAAATCTCCGAGATCGTGGACAAGCTGTGCAAGAAGGTTGTTCGCCACTGGCTGACACAGGGCAAGCGCGTAGACGGCCGCGGCATGGAAGAAGTTCGTCCGCTGGCATCCGAAGTTGGTGTTCTGCCGCGTGCACATGGTACCGGCCTGTTTACCCGTGGTCAGACGCAGGTTCTGTCTGTCTGCACGCTGGGCACGCTGTCTGATGCACAGACGCTGGATACCATCTTCGAGCAGAAGGAGAAGCGGTATATCCATCATTATAACTTCCCGTCCTTCTCTGTTGGCGAGACCCGCCCGTCCCGCGGTCCTGGCCGTCGTGAAATTGGTCATGGCGCGCTGGCTGAGCGTTCTCTGGTGCCGGTACTGCCGTCTGTAGAAGAATTTCCGTATGCAATCCGCGTGGTATCTGAGGTTCTGTCCTCCAACGGTTCTACTTCTCAGGGCTCTGTTTGCGGCTCCACGCTGGCTCTGATGGATGCAGGCGTTCCGATCAAGGCTCCGGTAGCCGGTATTTCCTGCGGTCTGATTACCGATGACGGTCAGGAAACCACCTTTACCGATATTCAGGGCGTAGAGGACTTCTACGGCGACATGGACTTCAAGGTAGCAGGTACCAAGAAGGGCATCACCGGTATTCAGGTAGATATCAAGGTTGACGGTCTGACTCCGTCCATCATCAAGGAAGCATTCCGCAAGTGCCGCGATGCTCGTTACAAGATTCTCGACGATGTTATGCTCAAGGCAATTGCTGAGCCGCGCGCTGATGTTTCCGAGTGGGCACCGAAGACCATGACCATCCACATCAATCCGGACAAGATCCGTGACGTTATCGGCAAGGGCGGCGCTGTCATCCAGAAGATTACCGCCGAGTCCGGCGCAAAGGTTGACATCGCTGAGGACGGCACCGTAAGCATTTCCGCTATCAACGGTTCTGACGGCGAGAAGGCAAAGAAGATGATTGAAACCATCGTCAAGGATCCGGAAGTCGGTGATGTATTCTACGGCAAGGTTGTTCGTCTGATGGGCTTCGGCGCATTCGTACAGATCGCACCGGGCAAGGACGGTCTGGTTCATATCTCCAAGCTGGAGAAGCGCCGCGTTGAGCGCGTAGAAGACGTTGTCAATGTTGGCGACATGATTTGGGTTAAGGTCATTGAGATTGATGACAAGGGCCGCATCAACCTGTCCCGTAAGGACGTAAAGGAAGAAGAAAAAGTCCTGTAA